attgcgatgccagcatcaacgaaaatagatgcccaaatggaagtgcaaacatctctgaggggaggggtggagtgtcgggcgtgtggccgtgtgtcttctgtcagtgtgtgattggatactgcttgctgctttctgctcgatggctgcccctagagcacgaggtgcaggcgtatctggaacaccagctgctcgacggtcttcttcaggagcgccgcCAGGGACAGGATGAATCCCAGTAGGCTGAGGGAAAACAGCCAGGGCTTGGTCATGAGCACGGCAAAGAAGACGAGGGTCTCGTCGCCCCGGGCATTGGCcatgcgccacagcaactggcgctggatggtgcgcagcttgatcttgctgttccacaatcggtggcgcttcgagccgacggtttcgttgaagcccacggtcttctcgaccagccagaacaccgcgcagcacagcagttgcagcaccagcagcacgaccTTGACCACAGCGGTCTCCAAGACGAGGTGGTACAAGGCCACCATGCGCTGACGGTGCTCCGGCTGCATTGTGGAGAGCACGACTGCGCCGAGGGACTCCAGCGGGGAGACCCTGGGGGAAGGGCCGTCGGAGAGCTCCTCCCACTCCGAGTCCGACTCTGTGCGCTCTATCGAGCtgaactcgctctggctctgacaggtctggctctgacaggagcacgactcctcctcttggtcctcctcggtgggcatcgagtagtcgccctcgtagcggCAGTCGGAGTACTCTTCGTGGGGGTCGTCGTAGTAGTCTCCGCGGCTGTCCGGAGAAGCGCCGACTGTCCAGAGGGAGTTCAACACGGCCGGTGGTCCCATCGAAGCCATCTGTGGCACAGTATTGAATCTGCAGGGGAGCCGGGGTTAAGTTATGTCCTGGGGGAAAGGGGAGtctgggctgctgccgctcacccATCTGAATCCCCATCGGAGTGAtggtgtgtgggggggggggggggggggggggggggtgagcgtgacctattggacccatggggcgggacagcagaggactggtgtggaTTTGGCCTAGGAAGGGCATCGCATTGAGTCCATTCCTGTCGGTGGAACCTTCGGGGGGGACCTGCagccccggctgctgctgctgctgctggtcggtaAAGACGAAGGATCCCATGGATCCGAAAATACGCCGCGAGCGGGTGAATGGGGAACGTGGATTGTTAATAGTTGGATTCATCTTATTCCAGCACCTGTGAGGAAATATTCGTTcatgggctttgttttgtatttgtatttttatttactttatgttccctgtgctttcgatatttgctgccgttctctgtgttgtgccgctctctccagatattcgtactgaatgatttccagagccagttctgaacggctccaagtgatagttcagggcccacttcgatgttgtgtttcgaatcacaggtcaggtgacgtactttccctgggcagagctgcgacttgcaatagttgatcggctttgttggtttgggaTAGGACTTGCGATAAATACCATGCCACCACACTCCTTGGAGTGGCCGAAATGTTGGCTACCATTCTGGGATTAAGGAGTTAAGGGTTAAGGGTTAAGGAGATaggtggaggggggggggggggggggggggggggggtatatttttgcttggctttacatcttccttaagccgctgttttgtgtcacagccaacctgtcatttgtacattgaattgctgctcgagaggtCTCTTTGGAGTCCTCTGTTCCCCGTGTATTTCCCCTCATCGTCCCAGTTGAACAAAGGCAGTCGGTTCGCTCGAGGAAGATTATGAGTTAGTCACCGGTTCAATCGAaattttcttcatgcttttcttgagtttcacgccctcgtggcttttcccacacttgggaccccactaagcagaaaagcgaaaggagagaaaatcttcactgatgaatcgcctgatcggatcggatgggctgttatatactcacaacacatactcattggccgcatttgcgaatcgctgggctgtcaacaagcttgaattgaaagagtgtcggcacttcggtgtgccaaagatacatatctttaccccttgaatcagctcgtggtgatttttctgccgtgcattgcacttttgagctcaggtcctaaacgatagtcacacaccacacacatgcacattattatcattatcatcatcattatgataatgactgtgagcgaacgaatgctgatgaagcctcattgtcaatgtcgaaagttatgggattggttaaggaaacccaaggtgggatatgaaaagaattgcgttctgctctggcataggatcccagctttaatattagggggattccccttccaagcaacgatgcgacaatcaacggacattgattaacaactgtatgtacatatgcatctacAGTGGGTACACAGCAAGGCAGGCGCGGTTAGATACAGGCCAGCGCCGAGCAGCGTAGACACCCAGTACCCTGGCACCCTCCGTgggaaacagagagcgatgaagggggatctgtgtgtgcgtatccaatgaattaatatttcattctagaacgcagttgtctgcgttagttgggcacacacacacatagtacatatatgctggcagcgttcccattcaatctactcgacggctgatgcacgccagtagcccccgctggaaacttccgcagattctggaacgaagaggatgcgggctatcggcgacaggggaatactactaagcagaaagagaaggcgagttcatattattgccaatttaatgcaagaaaaataaagagagtggagtgggcgatgccaaaggcagaagaaagaaaggccgtaaaccaaaagaagaaggcctgtctcgctctctctcgtgggaattgactttgaatttcgaatatttcggtatctattttcattgcggccaaaaacggagagacgattccgtgtattgcgatgccagcatcaacgaaaaatagatgcccaaatggaagtgcaaacatctctgaggggaggggtggagtgtcgggcgtgtggccgtgtgtcttctgtcagtgtgtgattggatactgcttgctgctttctgctcgatggctgcccctagagcacgaggtgcaggcgtatctggaacaccagctgctcgacggtcttctt
Above is a genomic segment from Drosophila miranda strain MSH22 chromosome Y unlocalized genomic scaffold, D.miranda_PacBio2.1 Contig_Y3_pilon, whole genome shotgun sequence containing:
- the LOC117194458 gene encoding uncharacterized protein LOC117194458; amino-acid sequence: MASMGPPAVLNSLWTVGASPDSRGDYYDDPHEEYSDCRYEGDYSMPTEEDQEEESCSCQSQTCQSQSEFSSIERTESDSEWEELSDGPSPRVSPLESLGAVVLSTMQPEHRQRMVALYHLVLETAVVKVVLLVLQLLCCAVFWLVEKTVGFNETVGSKRHRLWNSKIKLRTIQRQLLWRMANARGDETLVFFAVLMTKPWLFSLSLLGFILSLAALLKKTVEQLVFQIRLHLVL